One Rosa chinensis cultivar Old Blush chromosome 3, RchiOBHm-V2, whole genome shotgun sequence DNA window includes the following coding sequences:
- the LOC112195164 gene encoding RNA polymerase II-associated protein 3 isoform X2, with product MARAPSKHGGDQPLDFRGFLSDLQDRKLSRKDKDKKMRPQQPNKDIPKSGDFGTSFGSEDSLPDAASEKDLGNEYFKQKKFKEAIDCYSRSIALSPTAVAFANRAMSYIKIKRFQEAENDCTEALNLDDRYIKAYSRRATARKELGKLKASIEDAEFALRLEPHNQEIKKQYAEAKSLYEKRILQKISEQEKQNVGKLDTKVNGHIIQPVSSSTQRKQMTAVEDHTKINKSGKQAWKVSVQELASRAASRANVLAAQNITRPTTAYQFEASWRGLSGDRALQAKLLKAIYPRELPYIFKNALTVHILVDIIKCVTTFFIDEMALTVSFLENLTKVPRFDTLIMFLSSKDKDDLAKTWDEVFYYEVIPIEFAEKLDNLRTKYCLK from the exons ATGGCTAGGGCTCCAAGCAAGCACGGTGGCGACCAACCTCTG GATTTCCGGGGGTTTTTGAGTGACTTGCAGGACCGGAAGCTTTCACGCAAGGACAAGGATAAAAAAATGAGGCCACAACAACCCAACAAGGATATTCCG AAATCAGGAGATTTTGGAACTAGTTTCGGTTCTGAAGATAGTCTTCCAGATGCTGCTTCGGAAAAGGACTTG GGTAATGAGTATTTTAAGCAGAAGAAGTTTAAGGAAGCTATTGACTGCTATTCAAGAAGCATTGCCTTATCTCCAACTGCTGTAGCTTTTGCAAATAGGGCAATGTCATATATCAAAATCAAACG ATTCCAGGAAGCGGAGAATGACTGTACGGAGGCCTTGAATTTGGATGATCGCTATATAAAAGCATACTCACGACGTGCAACAGCTAGAAAAGAACTGGGAAAACTTAAAGCATCTATTGAGG ATGCAGAGTTTGCTCTGAGGTTGGAGCCACACAACCAAGAAATCAAGAAACAGTATGCTGAGGCCAAATCTTTGTATGAGAAA AGAATTCTTCAGAAAATTTCTGAACAAGAAAAGCAGAACGTGGGAAAGTTGGATACCAAAGTGAATGGACACATCATCCAGCCTGTATCTAGTAGTACTCAAAGGAAACAAATGACTGCAGTTGAGGATCACACTAAG ATTAACAAAAGTGGGAAGCAAGCATGGAAGGTATCGGTACAAGAGCTTGCTTCTAGAGCTGCTTCACGAGCCAATGTTCTAGCTGCACAAAACATCACACGACCAACTACAGCATATCAATTTGAGGCTTCTTGGAGAGGACTCTCTGGAGATCGTGCTCTTCAGGCTAAATTGTTGAAG GCTATATATCCCAGAGAACTGCCGTATATATTCAAAAATGCTTTGACTGTTCACATACTAGTTGATATCATCAAGTGTGTGACAACCTTTTTTAT TGATGAAATGGCTTTAACAGTCAGTTTTTTGGAGAACTTAACTAAAGTTCCTAGATTTGACACACTCATCATGTTTCTTTCTTCCAAGGACAAGGATG ATCTTGCTAAGACATGGGATGAAGTGTTCTACTATGAGGTGATCCCCATTGAGTTTGCTGAAAAGCTTGATAACCTGCGTACAAAGTACTGCCTTAAGTGA
- the LOC112195164 gene encoding RNA polymerase II-associated protein 3 isoform X1 gives MARAPSKHGGDQPLDFRGFLSDLQDRKLSRKDKDKKMRPQQPNKDIPKSGDFGTSFGSEDSLPDAASEKDLGNEYFKQKKFKEAIDCYSRSIALSPTAVAFANRAMSYIKIKRFQEAENDCTEALNLDDRYIKAYSRRATARKELGKLKASIEDAEFALRLEPHNQEIKKQYAEAKSLYEKRILQKISEQEKQNVGKLDTKVNGHIIQPVSSSTQRKQMTAVEDHTKKINKSGKQAWKVSVQELASRAASRANVLAAQNITRPTTAYQFEASWRGLSGDRALQAKLLKAIYPRELPYIFKNALTVHILVDIIKCVTTFFIDEMALTVSFLENLTKVPRFDTLIMFLSSKDKDDLAKTWDEVFYYEVIPIEFAEKLDNLRTKYCLK, from the exons ATGGCTAGGGCTCCAAGCAAGCACGGTGGCGACCAACCTCTG GATTTCCGGGGGTTTTTGAGTGACTTGCAGGACCGGAAGCTTTCACGCAAGGACAAGGATAAAAAAATGAGGCCACAACAACCCAACAAGGATATTCCG AAATCAGGAGATTTTGGAACTAGTTTCGGTTCTGAAGATAGTCTTCCAGATGCTGCTTCGGAAAAGGACTTG GGTAATGAGTATTTTAAGCAGAAGAAGTTTAAGGAAGCTATTGACTGCTATTCAAGAAGCATTGCCTTATCTCCAACTGCTGTAGCTTTTGCAAATAGGGCAATGTCATATATCAAAATCAAACG ATTCCAGGAAGCGGAGAATGACTGTACGGAGGCCTTGAATTTGGATGATCGCTATATAAAAGCATACTCACGACGTGCAACAGCTAGAAAAGAACTGGGAAAACTTAAAGCATCTATTGAGG ATGCAGAGTTTGCTCTGAGGTTGGAGCCACACAACCAAGAAATCAAGAAACAGTATGCTGAGGCCAAATCTTTGTATGAGAAA AGAATTCTTCAGAAAATTTCTGAACAAGAAAAGCAGAACGTGGGAAAGTTGGATACCAAAGTGAATGGACACATCATCCAGCCTGTATCTAGTAGTACTCAAAGGAAACAAATGACTGCAGTTGAGGATCACACTAAG AAGATTAACAAAAGTGGGAAGCAAGCATGGAAGGTATCGGTACAAGAGCTTGCTTCTAGAGCTGCTTCACGAGCCAATGTTCTAGCTGCACAAAACATCACACGACCAACTACAGCATATCAATTTGAGGCTTCTTGGAGAGGACTCTCTGGAGATCGTGCTCTTCAGGCTAAATTGTTGAAG GCTATATATCCCAGAGAACTGCCGTATATATTCAAAAATGCTTTGACTGTTCACATACTAGTTGATATCATCAAGTGTGTGACAACCTTTTTTAT TGATGAAATGGCTTTAACAGTCAGTTTTTTGGAGAACTTAACTAAAGTTCCTAGATTTGACACACTCATCATGTTTCTTTCTTCCAAGGACAAGGATG ATCTTGCTAAGACATGGGATGAAGTGTTCTACTATGAGGTGATCCCCATTGAGTTTGCTGAAAAGCTTGATAACCTGCGTACAAAGTACTGCCTTAAGTGA
- the LOC112195164 gene encoding RNA polymerase II-associated protein 3 isoform X3, with product MARAPSKHGGDQPLDFRGFLSDLQDRKLSRKDKDKKMRPQQPNKDIPKSGDFGTSFGSEDSLPDAASEKDLGNEYFKQKKFKEAIDCYSRSIALSPTAVAFANRAMSYIKIKRFQEAENDCTEALNLDDRYIKAYSRRATARKELGKLKASIEDAEFALRLEPHNQEIKKQYAEAKSLYEKRILQKISEQEKQNVGKLDTKVNGHIIQPVSSSTQRKQMTAVEDHTKKINKSGKQAWKVSVQELASRAASRANVLAAQNITRPTTAYQFEASWRGLSGDRALQAKLLK from the exons ATGGCTAGGGCTCCAAGCAAGCACGGTGGCGACCAACCTCTG GATTTCCGGGGGTTTTTGAGTGACTTGCAGGACCGGAAGCTTTCACGCAAGGACAAGGATAAAAAAATGAGGCCACAACAACCCAACAAGGATATTCCG AAATCAGGAGATTTTGGAACTAGTTTCGGTTCTGAAGATAGTCTTCCAGATGCTGCTTCGGAAAAGGACTTG GGTAATGAGTATTTTAAGCAGAAGAAGTTTAAGGAAGCTATTGACTGCTATTCAAGAAGCATTGCCTTATCTCCAACTGCTGTAGCTTTTGCAAATAGGGCAATGTCATATATCAAAATCAAACG ATTCCAGGAAGCGGAGAATGACTGTACGGAGGCCTTGAATTTGGATGATCGCTATATAAAAGCATACTCACGACGTGCAACAGCTAGAAAAGAACTGGGAAAACTTAAAGCATCTATTGAGG ATGCAGAGTTTGCTCTGAGGTTGGAGCCACACAACCAAGAAATCAAGAAACAGTATGCTGAGGCCAAATCTTTGTATGAGAAA AGAATTCTTCAGAAAATTTCTGAACAAGAAAAGCAGAACGTGGGAAAGTTGGATACCAAAGTGAATGGACACATCATCCAGCCTGTATCTAGTAGTACTCAAAGGAAACAAATGACTGCAGTTGAGGATCACACTAAG AAGATTAACAAAAGTGGGAAGCAAGCATGGAAGGTATCGGTACAAGAGCTTGCTTCTAGAGCTGCTTCACGAGCCAATGTTCTAGCTGCACAAAACATCACACGACCAACTACAGCATATCAATTTGAGGCTTCTTGGAGAGGACTCTCTGGAGATCGTGCTCTTCAGGCTAAATTGTTGAAG TGA
- the LOC112193277 gene encoding uncharacterized protein LOC112193277: MESFGGLGFSEVNSAARRKRSNTSRRPRNESQLPLDYRDISSLSSTPPSDDNMIKSEGGGYVESDEASNNGSFRGSNEHRHTGIESKRSSMGVLGPANRKGPSKDGSFGIVSDNLENKSTVKKVKLKVGGVTRTIQAKSTSDGASNVGLSSTKSSHISDAPRPRKRLILQENSDDNASFGSDKGSGLRGVASKDPSKSVFDLGKDDSSRGRIPEEPIRKSKRIPKRRVLDGTVDVGDDDDDDVEVRYLEKLKTFKNTPDYSLDYQEDEERAVRKERKISRVLKGSGVGQYSVDMVDSGISRSGKEGKKSRSGRVVDDTDYVEEDEPVSDGEPELKIRKKLRKEFVESSSDNKEMTVTTRRRALQTSKDVSSSLGASVIEFPNGLPPAPPRKQKDEFCAVEQQLKKAEAAQRRRMQVEKAARESEAEAIRKILGQDSSRKKKEDKIKKRQDDLAQERAANSMLPSDSVRWVMGPSGSIVTFPDTIGLPTIFDSKPCSYPPPREKCAGPYCTNPYRYRDSRSNLPLCSLQCYKAVHEKMPSLSAC, encoded by the exons ATGGAGAGTTTTGGCGGCTTGGGATTCAGTGAAGTAAACAGTGCTGCAAGGAGGAAAAGGAGCAATACATCCCGTCGTCCTCGGAATGAGTCACAGCTTCCTTTGGATTATCGTGACATCTCTTCGCTGTCATCAACTCCTCCTTCAGACGAT AATATGATTAAATCTGAGGGAGGAGGATACGTTGAATCTGATGAAGCTTCAAATAATGGTTCTTTTCGAGGCAGTAATGAGCATAGGCATACTGGGATTGAATCCAAAAGGTCGAGCATGGGTGTCCTTGGCCCTGCTAATAGGAAAGGCCCCAGCAAGGATGGGTCTTTTGGTATTGTTTCAGATAATTTAGAGAATAAGAGTACTGTGAAAAAGGTTAAGCTTAAGGTTGGTGGTGTTACACGCACAATTCAGGCCAAGTCCACATCTGATGGTGCATCTAATGTCGGGTTGTCTTCTACAAAATCTTCTCATATTTCAGATGCCCCTCGACCACGGAAGAGGTTGATTCTTCAG GAAAATTCAGATGACAATGCTTCCTTTGGTTCAGACAAGGGAAGTGGTTTACGGGGGGTTGCATCTAAGGATCCATCTAAAAGTGTCTTTGATCTTGGGAAGGATGATAGTTCAAGGGGTAGGATTCCTGAAGAACCTATTCGCAAGAGCAAACGCATCCCTAAGAGACGTGTGCTGGATGGAAcagttgatgttggcgatgatgatgatgatgatgtggaAGTTCGATACCTTGAAAAACTCAAAACATTTAAGAATACCCCAGATTACAGTTTGGACTACCAAGAGGATGAGGAAAGAGCAGTCAGGAAAGAAAGGAAGATTTCAAGGGTGTTGAAGGGAAGTGGTGTTGGCCAGTACAGTGTAGATATGGTAGATAGTGGCATATCAAGGTCAGGCAAGGAGGGTAAGAAGTCAAGATCGGGAAGAGTAGTTGATGATACTGATTATGTAGAAGAAGACGAACCTGTTTCTGATGGCGAGCCAGAACTCAAGATCAGGAAGAAATTGAGAAAGGAGTTTGTTGAGTCATCCTCAGATAATAAGGAGATGACAGTAACTACTCGTCGAAGGGCCCTTCAAACTAGCAAAGATGTCTCTTCCAGCTTAGGCGCAAGCGTAATTGAGTTTCCCAACGGGTTGCCTCCTGCGCCACCAAGAA AGCAAAAAGACGAATTCTGTGCAGTGGAGCAGCAACTGAAGAAAGCTGAGGCTGCTCAGAGACGTAGGATGCAAGTAGAGAAGGCAGCCAGGGAATCTGAG GCCGAGGCAATCAGAAAAATTTTGGGCCAAGATTCCAGTCGGAAGAAAAAGGAAGACAAGATAAAGAAACGGCAAGATGATCTGGCACAG GAGAGAGCTGCAAATTCTATGCTTCCATCAGATTCTGTTCGGTGGGTGATGGGTCCATCAGGATCGATTGTTACTTTTCCCGATACAATTGGGTTACCAACCATATTTGACTCCAAGCCTTGCAG TTACCCTCCTCCCCGTGAGAAGTGCGCCGGACCGTATTGTACAAACCCATACAGGTACAGGGATTCCCGATCAAACCTCCCTCTTTGCAGTCTCCAATGCTACAAGGCAGTTCACGAAAAGATGCCTTCTCTATCTGCCTGTTAA